GTTCATGACTTGCGACGCCCCAAAACAACACTCACGTATCCATCAGGATGGGCTCTGATGCCGGACAGATCGCATTGCCCGGTCCGCATGTCCCCCAAGCCACCGTTCCCAAGCCTCCCGAGGAATCCGGAGTGTCCTTCCGATTCGAACCGATGGGATCACACCATCCGCAATTAAT
Above is a genomic segment from Candidatus Eisenbacteria bacterium containing:
- a CDS encoding excisionase family DNA-binding protein, with the protein product MNDKQLLRPADIAPLLGVTTGRVYQLIADGVIPSVRIGRTLRIPREAWERWLGGHADRAMRSVRHQSPS